A region of the Brienomyrus brachyistius isolate T26 chromosome 10, BBRACH_0.4, whole genome shotgun sequence genome:
GTgctggatgcagtggtgtaaagcacaccgccactgcactctggagcagtggaaacgtgttctgtggagtcaTGAATCGCGCATCTCTGTCtcgcagtctgatggacgagtctgggtttggcggagaccaggagaacgttacctgcctgactgaattgtgccagctgtaaagtttagtgtggggggggggggggataatggtatgggggtgtttttcaggggctggGCTGGGGCCCTTAGTTTCAGTGAAGGGATCTCATTTTATACAAGTCTATTCTTACCAACTTTgtaggaacagtttggggaagagcATTTTCTATTCAAGCATGACTGTGCTTCAGTgctcaaagcaaggtccataaaggcatggttgggtgagtttggtctGTAAGAACCTGACTAACCTGTATAGAGCGCTGACCTCAACCTCATCGAACACCTTTGAGATGAAGTAGAactgagattgtgagccagaccTTCCTGAGCAACTTCGGTGCCCAACCTCACAAACGCTCTTCTGGATGATTGAGAAAAAAATCCCCAGCAGAGGCGAAGATGACGCATTGGCTCTGCGTGCGCCATGCGTCTGACATGGGGCGTTGCCGTCTGCGCTCTAAGAGCCCCCTCTTCACAGAAAAACTGGCAGGGGTTGCGACTGTCAGATGAAAGTGTTTTTCTGATGCTGCTGCAAATGGTTTAAACAAAATGGCGTAGTCCTCTGAGTCAGCCGTTGATATGCAAGGCGCTTGTCATCTTAAAGCACCCTTATCTTGTGATTTAAGAGTGTTTGGCAGTGCTGGCCATCCCAAGATAAAGGGCGCCTGTTTACCTGTCTGTCGTGTGCTCCACTTTCAAGTGCCCTTTGTCAGCAGTTGGAGAGACACGTTAAGGCTGCAGCGTGTTTGATGCTGACTTTAGGCCACCCGTCCTTGTCCCTCGATCGCAGGTCACGGTCCTCATCTTCCTGGCACTGGCCTTCTTGGCCTGCATCGTCTTCCTGGTGGTATATAAAGCCTTCACCTATGACCACAGCTGTCCGGACGGCTTTGTCTACAAGGTGAGTGCCCGAGTCGCCAGCCTCCGTCGTAAACGATTTCGCATCATTTTTCCTGTACCATAGGGAGGGTTGTCATATGGGAAAAAGGTCACAGTTGTTAGGTGTTCCTCTGACTATTGTATGACAAACATTGAGGAAAAGGACTTGGATTTAATTTAAGAGTCAGGATATTATACCAATGCTCAAGGGAGCATAATCACTTTTTGTCTGAATCAATTCCACTGAAAAATCTGACACAGGCCCATGTTTTTCAAACACCAATCTGCTTCATATTATAGTGTCCCGAGTTTAATTAATCCCTCATCTCCCCTAGCTAGCTCTCTCAATTGTTCCTGTTTTTCAGCAATCATATTTTGTATATTCATTCTGTCAAGGGTATTCTGCTATTTGGACTTAAGTGGAAAGAATTAAAACTTATAATGAAACGGGAATAGCGCATCTTAGGTCGGTGAATTTTCTGTGGGTTCAGTTAATTAGTTATATGTTATAATTAAGCCTTTTATTGGATGAGCTGCAGAATGTGCGAACAAGAGAGGAAGAGATAGGGGCTCTTTGTTGGGTTTCTAGACGGTTTGTAATTTACGGAGATAGGCCAGTTATATTTTTTTTGGGAAAAACGTGAGTGGTGAAAGCCTTGGTGAGGTAACGGCCCCCACGGGGGTGCCCTCGTGTCCCCGCAGCACAAGCGCTGCATCCCAGCATCACTGGAAGCCTACTATGCCAACCAGgacagcagctcccgggcacgTTTTTACACGGTCATCAGCCACTACAGCATGGCCAAGCAGAGCACATCCCGTTCGGTGTCACCATGGCAACCGGCAGGCCCCGCCCAGCACGGCCCCGAGGACCACTAAGCGCCCCCCCCGGAGGCCATCTTTTTAAAGGAGAACGAAAAGATATATGAGGTGTCTCAGTCCATAAATCCTGATGGGGAACTGTGGGCCAGTCTGTGTTCCTCACACCTTGTCCAAACCCCTCcatatctctctctccctcttgtcattgatgttttcTATTCCGTAATGAACAACGAAGCCTTTGTAAATAGGCATGATGTTATGGCCCcaaacattttattcatttctttcCGTCATCTGTCTGCCATAACTGAGATGTGGTGTTTCCTACCGATTACTGGCATGCACTCCTGAAATCATCGTAAGACGGAAGCTGTCCATTTTAGCCCTTTTTATTATGATGGTGTGCGTAGTCTTTAATTGCTGTGAATGAATATTCAGTTGAAAGAGAACAACCCACGCTGAGACCCTGTTACATTTGTGTAAATTAGCTGTCAAGGTGGTTATAATGTACGTTATTCTTAAGTAATATAAATGGTATATATTACATTCCTTTTGAACGATTAAGATTACGACTTCTGCCAATAAGTCAGTAAATACTTCTCTTTTGGCAGGGCCCAAACAGCTAAAGATTCTGGAAAAGGATTTTCCTTGAAGTacctttatttatgtaattaataGCAAGTCATCATTTCATGTATGGCCACATAATTCAGTTTTAATGCCTGTACAACATTTTGGTTATAAAATGGAATGTTGATACAAAAGCAAGGTCAATATTCAAAGTGTTTTATACAGTAACTATTACACAACACAGTTTATACATAAAATATTTCACAAGAATGGATGTCCCTAATAGTTTATCGTGTAAAATCAAACAGCGATGACAGTCTTCTGTATGTCCTTTGAGTTGCTGACAGATTGTGATGCTTGTCCCCTTGGAGCCAGTTCTCAGAGTCGCGAGTGTCTTTGAACTCCCACTCAGCAAAATGGGATGTTTATACTTCCTGAACAGTGGCCTTCAAAGGCAAAGCTCTTACTTAGTCTGactttttaataaaaaagaaataaacatgTTGCAATTGCATCCTGTTTCAATCCAAAATAAATCAGAACTTTGCTTCTTGCCGTTGACGTCTGTTACAAAGAGGCAAAAAACAGTATGTAGTTTAGATAAATATCAAAGTGTGGTGTACTTTCATTGTATTTCGTTTATTTCTCGGAGAAATAAACAGAACATGCTGTGTCCAACATCACTCTGCTCACTTGAGTTGTAATTTTCCAATCATATCCTGAACATGCTGGGTGTTTTTttcttgggggtggggtgaggggTACCCTGTTATTAGGTTTATATGATTagctgtctctaaattgcctgtagtgtaTGACTGTGCATGTGCCTGCACAGTCTCACCTATTATCAAACACCAGGAATAGCCATTGTTTGGCCACCCTGTGATCTTCATCTCACCGTGTGCGTTATGTAAACAGCTAGGGAAGAAAACAAAGTTATGTGTATTACATAAAAATATGGCCCACAAACCTGACCAAGACGAGCCATTGGACAATGGATGATTGATTGTTGGAAGGATATAACATTCTACAATATATTGGCAAAGAAACGTAATTTCAATgtgtttttcatattttaatttatgtcCATTTTAATTTGAACAAAACATAGTTAAAAAGTCTTTGGGGGTGATAGAGATGTTTCATGCCGAACCAGCAGGTGGAGTTCTGGTCTAAGGCTGTAGACTTTTAATCCAAAGGGTgttgggtttgaatccccgtTTTATATTATGGTGCCTTTCCATGCTGCATTTCCACCGTTGTACATACTTTGTATGAAATGTTAAATTGGTCTGCGTGTTTCTTTCCATAAAACTTTCCATGATCCCTTTAGGTGAAGAAATTGAACGAAGCCCAGAAATATTTGGGTCTTGGCACTAATTTAGTGTGTCATCAGGTGTCATTCTGAGATGGGATCATCCTGGCAGACTCTGGAAAGATGAGGTGTGTTCCACACACCAGGGAAATAATGGAAGGGGTCCCTCGATGCTGGTGACATCAGCATCTATAGGGGCGTCATGCTGCCCTGCCAGCCCTCTCACCCAGCCTCTTTCGAGGGACCAAAACATTAGCATGCAGGTGGGAAAAGCCTTTACCACAGCCAAAGATTCATCCATTCAAAGCCGCCAACCCAGAGGTACGTAGTGTTGTGAGATGGAGATCAACGAGAggcaaaaaaaaggttattcttGTACTTTGACAATAAAAACTGCAACAATCAATAGTTACTCCTACTGTTAACAGTTACTTTCAATTACTGTTACTATCCAACAACCACCAGAAAAACTGTAGAGAGAACAGGAAAGACCTCTATTACTATCATAGAGCATTATTATATTTACAGTACATTAATCAGGCAGATTTACAGGCTTAAAGTTACTGGGTTTGCAATATGTTATGGACCATTTTGACCAGTCAGCAGCTCCTATTAACAAACATTAAGTGCATAAGATATAAAGGGATCTGATGTGTCGACCTTCACTGCCGTAACACCCAATGCAGAGGTATCCAGACAGCCTGACACAGGAGCTTAAAGACTTGAGACGCTGTCCTCTCTTCCCTCTGACACATGGCCCTTGAAATGCACATTTATTAAATGCATTAATGACCAGTGCATTGATTAAGCACCAAAAACCATGCTGCAGCTGTTAGGGAGACCAGGTGGATTTAA
Encoded here:
- the LOC125750437 gene encoding neuronal vesicle trafficking-associated protein 2-like — translated: MVKLGSNLQDKDSKPGAEDGFKNVPLITPLDVNHLQYAAPDEVVVKTRTEYQTEQKNKGKMKAPKVEEFTISFNEGVSERLKVTVLIFLALAFLACIVFLVVYKAFTYDHSCPDGFVYKHKRCIPASLEAYYANQDSSSRARFYTVISHYSMAKQSTSRSVSPWQPAGPAQHGPEDH